The following coding sequences lie in one Stigmatopora nigra isolate UIUO_SnigA chromosome 4, RoL_Snig_1.1, whole genome shotgun sequence genomic window:
- the LOC144195358 gene encoding nipped-B-like protein A isoform X1, which yields MNGDMPHVPITTLAGIASLTDLLNQLPLPSPLPATTTKSLLYNGRIAEEVNCLLGCRDENLASQLAHGLNQVSTEHIELKDNLGSDEPEGDAPLLLQTMLARNPGIFREKNVMQQPMVQQYKITQNSMHSPAPSANFQPAAISPNPSSRFVAPQTGSSSRYMGQQNSPVPSPYTPQSPAPGYLQQYPHQQPPSYNQHQQIQQVSVASPMVPGSIRNIHEGKVSGQMANTANHHPDRYGTDDYLNIVHRSGSEDGDAALRNSSFPLRSPQSSCSPAASEGATKPGSRPPLILQSPPPYVLSPREGGPDHKQQLQQRKKIPTVKEEKDMYDIVSSPNKDSTKLTLKLSRVKSNESDPPGDGVPGLDHNSDNMEAEMNFQQVPVLQQNLIARHNQGSQQAGGAVGFQGPSSPYDEVELDALAEIERIEREAASEKCSKEVQDKDKPLKKRKQDSFPLEPGAGGPGGPTGAPGSGPTGGGNAGKLTPQEATAAGNGASRPPLMVSIDLQQAGKVDGQLDPCLAAPVPALEAQRWPEEPSSGLAAVEGSDTASRLKPDGRPDVIKNRVDKHDGRRDCRELSKHRHDDKSSDRRAEKPKSSGRGEQGRDRESDKDRRHRCETVDVRMRCDRDRSVFRASSVGEPGRSSHRQDSLKPAAVPSGPKLPQSFPAHLLGGQSGALKNFQIPKIKRDGGVPMESHIWGQPKVKLERLGLVQDFEKRPKPVVLVKKLSVDQIQRIIRHSKTGKNRFSPGKYGKTGMDPAILKELPPELLAEIESTMPLCERVKMNKRKRSTINEKPKYAEVSSDDDANEESVRKRQRREKDRAWDFEERERRASGEHRRSGSKEGRRGSGSRYRDSSEDDSPPPSMSDVARKLKMKEKQKKRKAYEPKLTQEELMDSSTFKRFLTSIDNILDNLEDVDFTTMAADDDEIPQELLLGKHQLNELGSESAKIKAMGITGRIPSDKLVKLLNILEKNIMDASKLSTMINHDHDAEDEERLWRDLIMERVTKSADACLTALNIMTSAHMPKAVYIEDVIERVLQYTKFHLQNTLYPQYDPVYKVDPHGGGLLSSKAKRAKCSTHKQRVIIMLYNKVCDVVSNISELLEIQLLTDTTILQVSSMGITPFFVENVSELQLCAIKLVTAVFSRYEKHRQLILEEIFTSLARLPTSKRSLRNFRLNSSDQDGEPMYIQMVTALVLQLIQCVVHLPNDGDSIEDHDKVDQDVLITNSYETAMRTAQNFLSVFLKKCGSKQGEEDYRPLFENFVQDLLSTVNKPEWPAAELLLSLLGRLLVHQFSNKQTEMALRVASLDYLGTVAARLRKDAVTSRMDQRSIDRILQQSQGGDETQQLQKALLDYLEQNADTDASLSFARKFYIAQWFRDATTEAEKSMRNQNPKDDYSSEGPQHAKEMETTGEIMQRAENRKMFLRNIIMTTPAHFATLKMNSDTVDYEDSCLIVRYLASMRPFAQSFDIYLTQILRVLGESAIAVRTKAMKCLSEVVAVDPSILARSDMQRGVHGRLMDNSTSVREAAVELLGKFVLSRPQLTEQYYDMLIERILDTGISVRKRVIKILRDICLEQPTFSKITEMCVRMIRRVNDEEGIKKLVNETFQKLWFTPTPAHDKETMTRKILNITDVVAACRDTGYDWFEQLLSNLLKSEEDAAYKPAKKACVQLVDNLVEHILKYEESLAESKGVNSTRLVACITTLYLFSKIRAQLMVKHAMTMQPYLTTKCNTDNDFMVICNVAKMLELVVPLMEHPSETFLATIEEDLMKLIIKYGMTVVQHCVSCLGAVVNKVTHNYKFVWACFDKFYRALNKLKAQHQEDPNSMTLIGNKPFLLRSLFTVGALGRHFDFDLEEFKGSTKVIIKEKVLELLLYFTKHEDEKVKTKAIIGLGFLVIMHPSQMFMPEVKSLYNGILADSASSINLKIQILKNLQTYLQEEDTRMQEADREWKKLSKQEDLKEMGDISSGMSSSIMQLYLKQVLEAFFHTQSSVRHFALNVIALTLNQGLIHPVQCVPYLIAMGTDPEPSMRNKSDQQLVEIDKKYTGFIHMKAVAGMKMSFNLQQSIEMSRRTIIRGFRQDETHSALCSHLFSMIRTNRQHRRAFLISLLNLFDDSARTEVNMLLFIADNLACFPYQSQEEPLFIMHHIDICLSVSGSNLLQNFTELLLKEPRRKEKKEKKEKKVKEWKSRSDGEDEYEKINSDSPGSVEGRNSEDDDVVRQPKKPRKPIDDSESSEESDLDDLCLDDTDRVMKRLPDNSASLLDFANSVQGILLLLVLKQHLKNQYGFSDGKIQKYSPTESAKVYDKAVNRKINVYFHPRQTLDFISNNMARATLTEDVKRRIVKQYLDFKVLMEHLDPDEEDEEGEASASANIRNKAINALLGSSGPLMGPLMGPSPRNQAGPETDDDYSDGDERTPGSSRKSRRTGDPSDPGRMNETVEVMDVIALCCPKYKDRPQIARVVHKTPSGYAIHWMAGSYSGPWAEAKRRDGRKLVPWVDTIKESDVIFKKIALTSNHKLSNKVVQTLRSLYAAREGGAS from the exons ATGAATGGGGATATGCCTCATGTTCCCATAACTACTCTCGCTGGGATCGCTAGCCTAACAGACT TGTTGAACCAGCTGCCCCTCCCTTCCCCCCTCCCGGCCACCACTACGAAGAGCCTCTTGTACAATGGTAGAATAGCAGAGGAGGTCAACTGTCTTTTGGGCTGCCGGGATGAGAACCTAGCCTCCCAGCTCGCCCATGGCCTGAACCAGGTCTCCACAGAGCACAT AGAGCTGAAGGACAACCTGGGGAGTGATGAGCCTGAGGGAGATGCACCACTGCTGCTGCAGACTATGCTGGCCAGAAACCCTGGCATCTTCAGGGAAAAAA ATGTTATGCAGCAGCCGATGGTACAACAGTACAAAATCACCCAAAATTCCATGCACAGTCCAGCCCCATCGGCAAATTTTCAGCCGGCAGCAATTTCTCCAAATCCATCAAG tcgATTTGTGGCACCCCAGACAGGCTCTAGTAGTCGATACATGGGCCAGCAAAACAGTCCGGTTCCTAGTCCCTACACACCACAAAGCCCCGCCCCTGGTTACCTCCAGCAGTACCCCCACCAACAACCACCCAGCTACAACCAACATCAACAGATCCAACAAG TGTCCGTGGCCAGTCCAATGGTTCCGGGAAGTATACGAAACATTCACGAAGGCAAGGTATCGGGGCAGATGGCCAACACCGCCAACCACCACCCAGATAGATATGGCACAGATGACTACTTGAACATCGTGCACCGGTCGGGCAGTGAG GATGGTGATGCCGCCCTGAGAAATTCATCATTCCCTTTACGGTCGCCGCAGTCCAGCTGCTCTCCAGCAGCAAGTGAAGGAGCAACGAAAC CAGGTTCTCGCCCCCCGCTGATTCTGCAGTCACCACCTCCATATGTGCTGTCGCCGAGGGAAGGGGGGCCAGACCATAAACAGCAACTGCAGCAACGCAAGAAAATTCCCACCGTGAAAGAGGAGAAAGACATGTATGACATTGTCAGCTCCCCAAACAAGGATTCCACCAAACTCACACTTAAGTTGTCCCGGGTTAAGTCAAATGAGTCTGACCCACCAG GCGATGGTGTCCCAGGCCTGGACCACAACTCAGACAATATGGAGGCTGAAATGAACTTTCAGCAAGTGCCTGTTCTCCAGCAGAACCTGATAGCCCGCCACAATCAAGGATCCCAGCAGGCAGGGGGTGCTGTGGGTTTCCAGGGTCCTAGTTCTCCTTATGACGAGGTGGAGCTCGACGCGCTAGCTGAAATCGAACGGATAGAGCGAGAGGCGGCGAGTGAGAAGTGTTCTAAGGAAGTCCAGGATAAAG ACAAGCCACTGAAGAAGAGAAAACAAGACTCTTTTCCTTTGGAGCCCGGCGCTGGAGGTCCCGGTGGTCCTACCGGTGCTCCAGGAAGTGGACCCACGGGTGGGGGCAATGCTGGCAAACTGACCCCGCAAGAGGCCACAGCAGCTGGGAACGGTGCCAGTCGTCCTCCCCTCATGGTGAGCATTGACCTCCAACAGGCAGGAAAAGTTGACGGCCAGCTCGACCCCTGTCTGGCTGCCCCGGTCCCTGCCTTAGAAGCTCAACGCTGGCCCGAAGAACCATCTAGCGGGCTCGCCGCTGTAGAAGGTTCTGACACCGCCTCGCGTTTGAAACCGGACGGACGACCGGATGTCATCAAGAACAGGGTTGATAAACATGACGGCAGAAGAGACTGTCGGGAGTTGTCCAAACACCGACATGATGACAAGTCTTCAGATAGGCGGGCAGAGAAGCCAAAGTCGTCGGGCCGAGGGGAACAAGGACGGGACAGGGAGTCTGACAAAGATAGGAGGCATCGCTGCGAAACCGTCGATGTTCGCATGAGATGTGATCGAGATAGGTCCGTCTTCCGGGCATCCTCTGTCGGAGAGCCTGGTCGTAGCAGCCATAGGCAAGACAGTTTGAAACCTGCTGCCGTTCCCTCCGGTCCTAAACTTCCACAATCTTTCCCCGCTCACCTCCTGGGAGGACAAAGTGGCGCACTGAAGAACTTCCAGATCCCTAAG ATCAAACGTGATGGTGGCGTTCCAATGGAGAGTCACATTTGGGGGCAGCCCAAGGTGAAACTAGAGCGACTTGGTCTGGTGCAGGACTTTGAGAAGAGGCCCAAGCCTGTAGTACTTGTGAAAAAACTCTCTGTGGACCAGATCCAAAGAATAATTCGTCACAGCAAGACAGGAAAGAACCGTTTCTCCCCAGGAAAATATGGCAAAA ctgGCATGGACCCGGCCATCTTAAAGGAACTGCCCCCAGAGCTGCTTGCAGAGATCGAGTCAACTATGCCCCTCTGCGAACGAGTCAAAATGAACAAGCGAAAACGAAGTACGATCAACGAGAAGCCCAAATACGCCGAGGTCAGCTCGGACGACGATGCAAACGAAGAAT CTGTACGAAAGCGTCAGCGTCGAGAAAAAGACCGGGCGTGGGACTTTGAGGAAAGAGAGCGACGCGCCTCAGGGGAACATCGGAGAAGTGGGTCCAAAGAAGGCCGCAGAGGCTCGGGGAGCCGTTACCGAGACTCCTCCGAAGATGACTCGCCGCCTCCCAGCATGAGCGATG TTGCCAGGAAATTAAAGATGAAGGAGAAACAGAAGAAGCGGAAAGCATATGAACCGAAGCTTACTCAAGAGGAGCTCATGGACTCGTCCACGTTCAAGAGATTCTTAACGAGCATTGACAACATTTTAGACAACCTTGAAGATGTGGATTTCACCACCATGG cagcagatgacgACGAGATACCTCAGGAATTGCTACTTGGGAAGCACCAATTAAACGAGCTGGGCAGCGAATCCGCCAAAATCAAAGCCATGGGCATCACCGGCAGG ATACCATCGGACAAGCTAGTGAAGCTGCTCAATATTCTAGAGAAGAATATCATGGATGCATCTAAGCTCTCCACAATGATCAACCAC GATCACGATGCTGAGGATGAAGAGAGGCTGTGGAGGGACCTCATCATGGAGCGAGTGACCAAGTCGGCCGACGCCTGCCTTACGGCCTTAAACATCATGACATCGGCCCACATGCCAAAAGCTGTCTACATTGAGGATGTCATCGAGCGGGTGCTACAATATACCAAATTTCATCTGCAGAACACGCTCTACCCGCAATACGACCCTGTCTACAAAGTGGACCCACACGGAG GTGGCTTACTAAGCTCCAAGGCGAAGCGTGCCAAATGCTCTACACACAAGCAACGTGTCATCATCATGCTATACAACAAAGTGTGTGACGTTGTCAGCAACATCTCTGAGCTCCTTGAGATCCAACTGCTTACTGACACCACTATCCTccag GTATCATCAATGGGAATCACGccattttttgtggaaaatgtcAGCGAGCTGCAGCTGTGTGCTATTAAACTGGTTACAGCA GTATTCTCGCGTTACGAGAAGCACCGACAGCTTATTCTGGAGGAGATATTTACGTCACTGGCCAGGCTGCCCACAAGCAAACGCTCCCTCAGGAATTTCCG GTTGAACAGCTCGGACCAGGATGGAGAGCCTATGTACATCCAAATGGTGACTGCCTTGGTGTTGCAACTCATCCAGTGTGTGGTGCATTTACCCAATGATGGGGACTCAATAGAGGACCACGACAAG GTGGACCAAGATGTGCTGATTACCAACTCATATGAGACGGCAATGAGAACGGCGCAGAACTTTCTCTCAGTATTCTTAAAGAA ATGTGGCAGTAAGCAAGGAGAGGAAGATTACCGGCCTTTGTTTGAGAACTTTGTCCAGGACCTGCTCTCGACGGTTAACAAACCAGAGTGGCCCGCTGCAGAGTTGCTACTCAGTCTGCTTGGCAGACTCTTG GTGCACCAGTTTAGCAACAAGCAGACAGAGATGGCTCTACGAGTGGCTTCTTTAGATTACCTTGGCACTGTGGCTGCCCGCCTAAGAAAGGATGCTGTTACCAGCAGGATGGACCAGCGGTCAATTGATCGCATTTTACAGCAG TCTCAGGGTGGTGATGAAACACAGCAGCTGCAAAAGGCTTTGCTGGACTATTTGGAACAGAATGCTGATACAGATGCCTCATTATCA TTTGCCAGAAAGTTCTACATTGCCCAGTGGTTTCGGGATGCTACGACAGAGGCAGAGAAGTCCATGCGAAATCAGAACCCAAAGGACGACTACTCTTCGGAGGGGCCGCAGCACGCCAAGGAGATGGAGACCACGGGTGAGATCATGCAGCGAGCTGAAAATCGCAAGATGTTCTTGCGCAACATCATCATGACTACACCAGCTCATTTTGCCACATTAAA GATGAACTCTGACACTGTGGACTATGAGGACTCCTGTCTGATTGTGCGCTATTTGGCCTCCATGAGGCCGTTTGCACAGAGctttgatatttatttaacacag ataTTACGAGTCCTTGGAGAAAGTGCCATAGCAGTGAGAACTAAAGCCATGAAGTGTTTGTCCGAGGTTGTGGCCGTGGACCCCAGTATCCTAGCAAGG TCGGACATGCAGCGCGGAGTCCACGGCCGCTTGATGGACAACTCGACGAGTGTGAGAGAGGCAGCTGTGGAGTTGCTGGGCAAGTTTGTCCTTAGCAGACCGCAGCTCACTGAACAGTACTACGACATGCTCATAGAGAGGATACTA GACACTGGTATCAGTGTAAGGAAACGAGTGATCAAGATCCTGCGAGACATTTGTTTGGAGCAGCCTACCTTCAGTAAAATCACTGAGATGTGTGTCAGAATGATTCGCAGGGTCAATGATGAGGAAGGAATCAAG AAATTGGTGAATGAAACATTTCAAAAGTTATGGTTCACGCCAACGCCGGCCCACGACAAGGAGACCATGACCAGAAAGATCCTCAACATTACAGACGTGGTCGCGGCATGTCGAGACACTGGCTATGACTGGTTTGAACAACTTCTTTCCAAT CTTCTCAAATCTGAGGAGGACGCAGCATACAAACCTGCCAAGAAGGCCTGCGTTCAGCTGGTGGACAATCTGGTGGagcatattttgaaatatgaagAGTCTCTGGCAG AGAGCAAAGGTGTAAACTCCACCCGTTTAGTGGCTTGCATCACTACCTTGTACCTGTTCAGCAAAATAAGGGCTCAGCTCATGGTAAAACACGCCATGACCATGCAACCTTACCTAACCACCAAGTGTAAT aCTGACAATGACTTTATGGTCATTTGCAATGTGGCAAAAATGTTAGAGCTGGTGGTGCCTCTAATGGAGCACCCCAGTGAGACATTTCTTGCCACCATTGAGGAAGACCTTATGAAGCTGATCATCAAATATGGCATGACG GTGGTCCAACACTGTGTCAGCTGTCTCGGGGCTGTTGTCAACAAAGTGACTCACAACTACAAGTTTGTCTGGGCATGCTTCGATAAATTCTATC GTGCACTTAACAAGCTAAAGGCCCAGCATCAAGAAGATCCTAACAGCATGACGTTGATAGGAAACAAGCCTTTCTTATTGCGGTCGCTGTTCACCGTGGGTGCCCTTGGTCGACACTTTGATTTTGACCTAGAAGAATTCAAGGGCTCCACCAAG GTCATTATCAAGGAAAAGGTTTTGGAGCTTCTTCTGTATTTCACCAAGCATGAAGACGAAAAAGTCAAGACGAAAGCTATTATCGGTTTAG GCTTTCTCGTCATCATGCATCCCAGCCAAATGTTTATGCCTGAAGTGAAGTCCTTGTACAATGGCATATTGGCTGACAGTGCCTCGTCCATCAACCTCAAAATCCAGATCCTCAAAAACCTCCAGACCTACCTGCAAGAAGAAGACACCAGAATGCAAGAAGCAGACCGGGAAT GGAAAAAGCTTTCCAAACAGGAGGATCTGAAGGAAATGGGGGACATCTCTTCGGGGATGAGCAGCTCCATTATGCAGCTTTACCTGAAGCAGGTGTTGGAGGCCTTCTTCCACACACAGTCCAGTGTGCGGCACTTTGCGCTCAATGTCATTGCGCTCACTCTGAACCAGGGCCTCATTCATCCGGTGCAG TGCGTGCCTTATCTGATTGCCATGGGAACCGACCCAGAGCCCAGCATGAGGAACAAATCTGATCAGCAACTGGTGGAGatagacaaaaaatacacaGGATTCATCCAT ATGAAAGCAGTGGCTGGGATGAAGATGTCATTCAACCTGCAGCAGTCCATCGAGATGTCTCGGAGGACCATCATACGAGGTTTCAGACAAGACGAAACCCACTCGGCTCTGTGCTCGCATCTCTTCTCCATGATCCGCACCAACCGGCAACACCGGAGAGCATTTCTCATCTCGCTACTGAATCTCTTTGACGACAGCGCC AGAACCGAGGTGAACATGTTGCTGTTCATAGCGGACAACCTGGCCTGCTTCCCATACCAGAGCCAGGAAGAACCTCTCTTCATCATGCACCATATAGACATCTGCCTGTCAGTTTCTGGAAGCAACCTTCTTCAGAATTTTACTGAG CTTCTATTGAAAGAGCCAAGGcggaaggagaagaaggagaagaaggagaaaaaggtGAAGGAGTGGAAGAGTAGATCAGACGGGGAAGATGAGTACGAAAAAATTAACAGCGATTCCCCCGGGAGCGTCGAGGGACGCAATAGCGAAGACGACGACGTGGTACGGCAGCCCAAAAAGCCCAGAAAACCGATAGACGACTCCGAGAGCTCAGAAGAATCCGATCTGGACGATTTATGTCTGGATGATACAGACAGGGTTATGAAGCGTCTCCCAGACAATTCCGCTAGCCTCTTGGACTTTGCCAACTCTGTTCAAGGCATATTGTTGCTGCTGGTGCTCAAACAGCATCTGAAGAACCAGTATGGGTTCTCAGACGG GAAAATCCAAAAGTACTCCCCAACGGAGTCGGCCAAGGTATACGACAAGGCGGTGAACCGAAAAATCAACGTTTACTTCCACCCGCGGCAAACCCTCGACTTTATCTCCAACAACATGGCACGCGCCACGCTAACAGAAGATGTCAAGAGGCGTATCGTCAAACAGTATCTTGAT TTCAAGGTACTAATGGAACATCTGGACCCGGACGAAGAGGACGAGGAGGGAGAAGCGTCGGCAAGCGCCAACATCCGAAACAAAGCCATAAATGCCCTGCTGGGAAGCTCGGGGCCATTGATGGGGCCATTGATGGGACCCAGTCCACGCAACCAGGCGGGACCAGAGACAGACGACGACTACAGCGACGGCGACGAGCGCACACCAGGG TCCTCTCGGAAGTCGAGGCGAACGGGCGACCCGTCGGATCCCGGCCGGATGAACGAGACGGTGGAAGTAATGGACGTGATCGCCCTGTGCTGCCCCAAGTACAAGGACCGGCCGCAGATCGCCCGCGTGGTCCACAAAACCCCCAGCGGCTACGCCATCCACTGGATGGCGGGCTCCTATTCGGGGCCCTGGGCCGAGGCCAAAAGGCGCGACGGCCGCAAACTGGTGCCTTGGGTGGACACGATCAAGGAGTCAGACGTCATTTTCAAGAAGATTGCCTTGACCAGCAACCACAAACTAAGTAACAAAGTAGTGCAGACTTTACGCTCGCTATATGCAGCGCGGGAAGGAGGAGCAAGCTAG